tcatgaagttcctcaccacACTGCAAAGAttggggtttggtgtgcagtgagtgcgagtagaattatcggtTCCATATTATTCGACAACAGTTGATTCACACATTTACGTAACttcagttttaaataatttttttccacaactaacaagaaatgaaaaattgagtggctggtttcagcaggattcagctatGGCGCACACCActgcgaattctatgcatgaattgtgaagtgtgtttggtgacagaataattagtcgaggattgtggccacctcgttccTCTGACCTATCtccatacaatttttatttatggggaatgTTAAAGAATGAAGTGTACAcatcaaatccgcacacgttacaagaattgaaggacaacattacgagagaaatacaggcaatcagtcaacatgaacttttgcgagtgaaccagaattgttttcggagatatagggaatgtgttcgagttgaaggtcatcactttcatcatctgttgtgatgcaggtaagcctgaagttagtagagtagttagtgttccgtacccatgacttgccggttgtttacgtgtaactctggtGGCAGGCgagccaatcttcacccagtccaaggccgctgcGGAACTGTCCGGCCGAGCTACAAATGCACTGTACTTTtctcattattcatttatttttatgccTATTAAGAAGATTATCGCAATTGTGTTTCTCTTCAAAACAAACCGAAAGTGTTAATGAATTTTTTAACTTTAGATGGCACTACAGGCTAAATAGTTGTAGAGTATCTCGATAATAACAATGTAAGAGTTGGGACAATAAGCATACTCCTGATTGGCTGGTCCAACCAAAACTTCCATTACCTAATAAAATCTAGGTACACATATGTAttcaaataaacttaaattaGATCGATGtgcttactggattatgcaacaaggtaggtcatgtttggattctgtgtcccaactcttatattcaattattatcgagaAACTCTAAGTGGCTGACATGACATGGGAAAGACTATCGGTATCCTCAAATTAGTAATGTCAGCCATGTTTTATCTGTGTTCGtaaaaatagcatattctagtgtcaataatttaaattgtaaatatcagtgtattgtttccgatctctgataacaaatttgaatgacatcatgtgcatcaggagtcatacgacagctgaactgtggcgcgaggtgacagaccagtagcgaGTGATCTCATAGACAGAGTgaacagcagaaattcccaagaaaatcgagccttttaggAGGGGTACATAaaaaccctttccgatgccaagtacagttaagtgaaaataaaagaagcctgaaaTAAAcgcggtttcgttatttccaagaaagacatcttctgtgtacttaataagattggtaaagctcgaatggaattaatttgtatcatctcatggGGTGTGGCGACTTGTGATggagggtggatttgcttgctttttccactctggaattaatcccatccgagctctGACAGACTTATCAGGTACACACATGATGTCTTTctcggaaataacgaaaccacgtttttattttgcaggctcctatgattttcacgtaactgtacttggcatcagaaagagttgttatgtacccctcccaaaaaggctcgattttcttgggcattgctactgtgatacaccgtgcactctgattacgaaatcactcactactggtctgtcacctctcactgCAATTCAGCTGAcggtgtgattcctgatgcacatgatgtcattcaaattcgttatcagagatcggaaacaatcctgtaacTGTTAAAGTGGTTTATGTTTTGTTCCGTCCAACTTTACCAAACAAGAGTCCTGTCAGCAGTCAATCAAGTAgtccacttaaaaactccagtaacaGTTAATCTTGTAGCTTTCTGGGACAAAGTACAGTCCCTAGTAATGAGGAATGCTGATAGACGAAATATTTTAATCACTCTGTCAGTGAAAGGTCATAGAATTcggaaatatgttaataaatgacTACGGAAGCTTCAGAATTTTTGGTGAGAACTTTCTGTATAAAAGTAGACTATACAGATTTTGATAGAGTATTACAAGTTTAATTGCAAGAATAAAGCTTTCTTCTGCCAGGAGGAAAATAAAGCTGTCACTGGTAATCCAAATATTCGAGTTTTAATTTCCCTCGGTTAACAAATTCTTTGTATACACCCAATAAATGAAGAGTTATAACGGAAGAATGAAATTACCCTGTGTATAAAATGCATATAAAACTGCATACATTCTGGAGACATTACAACAGCAAAGGCTGATGTTTTAACAAGTTAACATCTTACAGCTTGGAAGAATCCAGCAGAATAAATCCAGACATGGGTCAACTACCTTTCCTAATAGCATCTTTAATATGCAACAGAGAATGTCTTTGCATATTGGCTTTCTTCAGGAATGATTTACCACATGTCGGACATTGGTGAGGCTTCTCCCCACGATGACGTTTCATATGGAGATTCAGATCCCTTTTTTTAACATAAGTACAACCACAAATATCACACACATGCTCAAAGTTACCGAGGTGTCCCTGCATGTGGAACATTAGCGACTGCTTGTACTGAAACGCTTTCCCACATTCGTTACATTCAAACGCTGGCATGTTATGCATCTTTTCGTGTGTTTGTAGATTGTTAGAAGTCTTAAACCTCCTACCACATTGCTGACAGAGGAAAGACAATGAGCTGTCATGTATTATAGCATGACGTTTCAAAGCATACATTGTTGAATATGACTTACCACACATGCAGTGAAACTGTTTGTCTCCGATGTGGTCACGAACATAATGTTCGCACTGATGTTTCCACCGGAACGTCCTGCCACATATGCGGCATCTGAATTCATTCAATGACAGTTTCTCTACCTCTTGCTTCACCAGCAAGCTTGGTGTTACACGTACTCGAACTATGCGTGGCTGAATATTACTAATTAGAACATTTATTGGCTCACCTCTTGTCTGAGATTCCTTGTCTGCAGCAGCAATAGacttttcattttcttccctACCAAACCACTGTGTTGAGATTTCATCTGATGTAGATACAGAAGGGTAACTAGCAACACTATTAAGTGACATGTCCTCCTCAACATTCTGAGTATCTTTTCCCATGTTCAGGAAAGTAGATAAATTTATTTGTGGAGAAGGACTGCTGATATCagttattgtatttatttcagtGCATGGTTCTTGTGCTGGAGAATTTTCATCTATTGTAATATCTTCAGCCAAAATGCTGGCATCTATTTCACCATTCTGTAGAAGTTCAAGAGGTTCTCCCAATTGTATGCTGCACCTGCAAATACAATCATATTACACAAATGTTTAAGATGGTGaaatccaccactgtggagtaacggttaacttgCCTGACTGAAATGATCAGGCTCAGGTTCAAatcatggttgggacaagttaccaaactgaggtttttttccggagatttccttcaacccattaagagtaaatactggataactttcggcattggacaccagactcatttcgctggcagtatcaccttcattccataaaataaccaataataaaaaaaaaatatggtaagAAGCtaccaaatttaaataaataccagTATAAGCAGATGAAGTCTAACAGATTCATGAAGGTTCACATTTTGAATTGTCGCAGTTTTTGCCATTCCCACAACAATGCAATTGTCGCCAGATTTGTTTCCATTAATGTTTTAGAAGGAAGTGAATATGATCACGTACTGCATGTGTAAGCAGCATACTGTAATAGGAAGTTTAAGAGTTTTAAGTGTAAACATAGCATTGCTGTAAATGTAATTTGTTTTGGAAAATGTTACTACTTGTAACAGTTAGAGAGGAAATCACAATCAGTGCTATGTTTGGGAAGAATAAATTATTGTTGTACGTCAtgtgtactacagtacgttagtTTCCGTATTTCGCGTTTACTGAGAAAATAATAACGATTATtgctctgaataatttcaagggaaaaattgtttcggggccaggtattgatcccgggacccttcgcttagcgcacaaatgctcaaccgagctacccaggaaccatacatgacactgtcacaatttttccctttatatccacacaactcaaatggactgacacaatgccagaaacccaactttgagtgcacagaactctgtgtgacttaaattgtagctttctgttaatgtacctccagtaacgtatatattatgcaaatctggctttcaggtaatagctccctgtgaagcagacttgaataatttcaagggaaaaattgttctggggccgggtattcaactgtaaaataaaagtaaataaataatttaaaatcaattcatattaaatactaatgtgaacatgttataaaagccgtatttacattaaaaaaaaaactaatctcatgaaaattatataatttcgTATTAACATTTCgtttgcagcccagtgtacacACTGtgaatcaggggcgtattttgcggactaccggggctaccggcggtagcccaaggaaattacaaaagaaaaagtttataatataacataatgtaacaattttgtattattagttttaccatagtaattaaaattaaagtaattgttagatttatatgctctctgctctcgaaaagaaacaagttgtcaaggcggcatcgctggagaaaccgcttgctacgtgaggtagcctgtgacagtaccgcgcacgctgtcctgtcctgtagcacaactgcccgtcccccccgctccctactgtttctatcgtgcagtgtaggcggaTGAGTTGctgctctcgtgatcggtttcttcgaaggcgcgaagcagcaatacgcttagtacgctagcaattgaatgtgattgtgttcttgcagtgcattattttaaatctgtgatttgttcgagtgtctaagagttatattaattgtgaattattaagtttttaatttcccaattaagtgatattgtgaaaaatatggcagaacaagtttctggagaggtttgtgttgaaaatgactgtgtaatagaaggtttattaaaagtgccttttaaccgtcgtacataacaatgAGAaggttgaaattgtgaaaatggaaagaccaactcctgagttaaatttgtccatggacgtaaaagaaaaacagcgagagtacacacaccatttcacttcaacatcatatggtaagtggaattggttgtgtggtacttctaaactattttgctggccatgtttgttatttagccgcgaaactaatgtgtggtcaaaagaggggttttctaatatgaactcccttcgaaaagcagtcctagaatacgacaaatcaaaagctcatatttgtagtagcatgaactttgcaaactttgggaagacaagaatagatttacagctagataagcaaaaagctctacacatcaaccaacacaatgctcttgtgaaaaaaaaaaacaaatcgggagattttactgcatcttataaacgcagtctgctttctaggaaaacaagaattggcttttcggggtcataacgagagtgtggaatcagacaatataggaaattatattgaatatttaagttccttaagtgaatttgaccatttactggccaatcatcttgagagttcaacagtatttcgtggtacttctctcgcaattcagaatgacttaatatttgctataagtagggttatgataaagaacataaaaccttttgtggccattgttgttgatgaaacaagttactgctctaatcagagtcaattgtccactgttttaagatacgtcgacagtactgccaatgttcaagaacggtttataggattcacaaatgtcagttcggacaaaactgctgctgctttgtttcagcatatggaaggtgttatagcagaatacaatgtcggcaataagttaactgcacagacatacgatggtgcttcagttatggcgggaaatattaatggcttaaaaacaaaagttcaagaaaagtatcctcaagcactaattgtccattgttacagccatgttctcaatttagttttgcaacaaactacttcatccattccagaatgccgcatttttttcaaaacactgtcgggtttagctgcatttttctcatcatctcctaaaagatcagaaaactcaaggaatttatgaacaagaaactcccaaaagtagcaccaactagaatgaattttacatctcggcttgtaaatacagtaaaggaatacagagaaaaacggactgctttctttaaaaatatcatttgtaatgactctgaagaaaactgggatgatgctgtaaatgtgcaggctcaaggatatttgaattttttcacacagtttcagaatatatttcttcttgaagtctatgctagagtgttcgcacatacagatgtgctctacaatattcttcagacaaaaagtctagacatagcatactacttgcaagaggtatcaaagttaaaaaaaaatactatatccgagttcagacgtagtgggtttccgtccatatggagtaatatggaaaattaaaattctttagccaatacaatggaaccaccattaaagcgaagaaaaggagatgatgaattgaaatacaggcagctgtactacagcatacagtagatcgtatgcacatggaaattactgacagattttctgattatggaaagcttcagttcacacatcttctagattctcaaaaattttctgcttatagagaaaacttcctgaatgaggcactaaacaaattatttcagtcctataacaatcactttgatcaagtatgtttgaaaaatgaatgaagtgtaatatattcagcagaagtctttgatttttcgaacaaacctatccatgaaatattatctgccatatattaaaaccagctgaaccaagttattcctgaagtccttaaattggcaacattaactgtgacaataccagctacgtcagcattggtagaaagaacattttctgcgttgaagagaataaaatcctactgtagatcaactcatacacaagaacgtttatccggcttggcactaatatccattgaaaagtcatttctacagaaactttgcaagtggcccaactgtaatttcaaggacgaagtcatcaacgtattttcgtcccaaatCAAGACGTctcaaattcacataaatatgtaataaattttattatagggattttaaaatatattttgtgtaataatagggtcagtggtagcccaaaccctttaaccagtatacgccactgctgtgAATATGGGCAGGCAGTTAATTGAAACAGTTAGGAAGTATCCAAGTCTAGAACAAAGTCCTGAAAGAGTATTGGAAACGGAACATATGGAACATATGGAATAATGCGaaagtttaatttatatataccaTACTAGGATTCTAGGGTAATCTCAATTTTAGCTTAAGTTTAACAAAATAGAAAGGGGCAGTGAAGCAACATGTGCAAAAGTTGAAGGTTATATCTCGGAcactattataaatatttaagaaattcTTTCACCACAAAAAAAAGAGTTAAGTGTATTCTATAGATAtgaatagggagagaagtacgacaaggatgtcctttatcacctaccctgttcaacatctacttgaaggatttattgaagaactgttttcagaacataggaggaataatagtaggaggaagaagaatatggagtgcataagatttgcagatgatatgacgttgttagcagaagaagagatgatactaagggatatgctagtggagctaaatgacagctgtgagggatgaagataaatgcaatcaAGACAAAGacaatggttatcggaagaagaGTAAAGAAGGTGAACGTgcaaatactaaat
This sequence is a window from Periplaneta americana isolate PAMFEO1 chromosome 2, P.americana_PAMFEO1_priV1, whole genome shotgun sequence. Protein-coding genes within it:
- the LOC138694037 gene encoding zinc finger and SCAN domain-containing protein 2-like isoform X2, with the translated sequence MEWDFSSNNVCRLCGSKEENYGYIDVFGEIGEGRSLWQKIKDAVRVLVLKDDLLPRCVCNICCDKLDFIYDFQQQCKEIQEKLSKALSAVSSEWSSFVSQSPQKSGNSPLPQYLLSDADVMPHLNASVPGHCDTELTQASTDFFAEISKAIDEADVLPESLFLGDVSSGIHTQDDSLSELANLLHFQAGGLGHTDVASTESSDRCSIQLGEPLELLQNGEIDASILAEDITIDENSPAQEPCTEINTITDISSPSPQINLSTFLNMGKDTQNVEEDMSLNSVASYPSVSTSDEISTQWFGREENEKSIAAADKESQTRGEPINVLISNIQPRIVRVRVTPSLLVKQEVEKLSLNEFRCRICGRTFRWKHQCEHYVRDHIGDKQFHCMCGKSYSTMYALKRHAIIHDSSLSFLCQQCGRRFKTSNNLQTHEKMHNMPAFECNECGKAFQYKQSLMFHMQGHLGNFEHVCDICGCTYVKKRDLNLHMKRHRGEKPHQCPTCGKSFLKKANMQRHSLLHIKDAIRKGS
- the LOC138694037 gene encoding zinc finger and SCAN domain-containing protein 2-like isoform X1, translated to MNLLKNESRPTRSYLLPKCRGFQTDHCAVVKFILLNASEVLKDDLLPRCVCNICCDKLDFIYDFQQQCKEIQEKLSKALSAVSSEWSSFVSQSPQKSGNSPLPQYLLSDADVMPHLNASVPGHCDTELTQASTDFFAEISKAIDEADVLPESLFLGDVSSGIHTQDDSLSELANLLHFQAGGLGHTDVASTESSDRCSIQLGEPLELLQNGEIDASILAEDITIDENSPAQEPCTEINTITDISSPSPQINLSTFLNMGKDTQNVEEDMSLNSVASYPSVSTSDEISTQWFGREENEKSIAAADKESQTRGEPINVLISNIQPRIVRVRVTPSLLVKQEVEKLSLNEFRCRICGRTFRWKHQCEHYVRDHIGDKQFHCMCGKSYSTMYALKRHAIIHDSSLSFLCQQCGRRFKTSNNLQTHEKMHNMPAFECNECGKAFQYKQSLMFHMQGHLGNFEHVCDICGCTYVKKRDLNLHMKRHRGEKPHQCPTCGKSFLKKANMQRHSLLHIKDAIRKGS
- the LOC138694037 gene encoding zinc finger and SCAN domain-containing protein 2-like isoform X3, which codes for MLKVLKDDLLPRCVCNICCDKLDFIYDFQQQCKEIQEKLSKALSAVSSEWSSFVSQSPQKSGNSPLPQYLLSDADVMPHLNASVPGHCDTELTQASTDFFAEISKAIDEADVLPESLFLGDVSSGIHTQDDSLSELANLLHFQAGGLGHTDVASTESSDRCSIQLGEPLELLQNGEIDASILAEDITIDENSPAQEPCTEINTITDISSPSPQINLSTFLNMGKDTQNVEEDMSLNSVASYPSVSTSDEISTQWFGREENEKSIAAADKESQTRGEPINVLISNIQPRIVRVRVTPSLLVKQEVEKLSLNEFRCRICGRTFRWKHQCEHYVRDHIGDKQFHCMCGKSYSTMYALKRHAIIHDSSLSFLCQQCGRRFKTSNNLQTHEKMHNMPAFECNECGKAFQYKQSLMFHMQGHLGNFEHVCDICGCTYVKKRDLNLHMKRHRGEKPHQCPTCGKSFLKKANMQRHSLLHIKDAIRKGS